From Girardinichthys multiradiatus isolate DD_20200921_A chromosome 13, DD_fGirMul_XY1, whole genome shotgun sequence:
TCTCTTGATGTCAGAGTTTGGTGCTCTGCGTCAGATATTTTACATTCCAGTACATTGAGGCACCATCAAACTTTGCATCAGTCTTCCgagcataaacaaaaacaataaaacaattggGAGATAAAACAGctccttttttcattttgattcatattaagaataataatataaaaaaaaacaatccaacttGCGTGGATCCATACAACTGACATTAGCAAGGCCTGATTTGATTGAATCTTTTTCCTACACTTTACAATACAATATTGCACCTCCGGACCAGCTGTTGGTCTTAAAGTTTATATCAGCTCTCTCTAGAATCAATATTTTACTATCTATACAAATATTGATTACAtatttgtcatgatttggggttgtttggtttttgggtttttttcattatCATTATGTTTTCTAAGTTGTGTTTTGGAATCTTGTTGCTTGCTGCttattgtttttatagtttatggttgttttcttgtggttgttttcagttcattgtTTCTTTTGGTGTTCCGCTACAGTATGTTTCTTAGGTTTTATCAGGATTTTCTGTGTTGTTCTAGCCTTGTTTTTGTCAGCTATTTTCGGCTGCATTCGGTCTACCTGCACCATGCAATCAGTTTCCTTGTTTTACCTGCAtcatgctccatatatacactgctgttctgtttattccttgcggaaGCGTTACGAATCCATTCTCTTTGCCACCCGTTCATGTTTAGTCTGTTTGCTTTCTTCTGCCTCCACCTGTAAgtgaattttgttttgctttaagtTATACCTTAAAGCTCTTACAAATTAAGATGTCTAGTTGGCTGCATTCCAGGCTCCACCATCTTGCCAAACCTTACAATATTGATGTAACTGGGAAATCTTAGAAAACGTTTAGAAATTGTAAGTACTATGTAAGTAAGTATGTTTTTTCTTGCTACATAAAAAAGCTCAAACTGTATTAACCTCACAGGAAAAGGATAATCTTTTTGGTAATATTATTGTGAATTTATATTCAAAAACACACTAACAGTCTTTGTATGTTCTgccattatttatatttatatgccATTATTTAAAACTGTTGCTTGGTCTGAAGCAATGTAGCAATTTAGACTTGATTAAActttaaggaaaataaaagaacatgTTATATGTATAAATAACCTTcaataaatacaaacagcaaGAACAAAACTCTGAATTCAACATTATGTTTTTAtctctaaaaagaaaaacaaatgctgcTCAACCAGCTCAgaaagaaataaagtaaaaaaagttACAGACAGGTAGCCACACCTAAAAAAGCATTGTTCACATAATTACAAAGTAATTTCCATGTTTGCGTACACCTGATGTCATACTACATGCTCTGGATAGATAAAAAGCCTCTGCTTTTAACCAATAAACAGAACCAGTTAACCAGCACACAGAAAGGATCTCAGAGCATCAAAACTTCTGTCACTGCAGTGAAGCCTACTCACTACACAAAACAAGTAAGTGCTAATTTCAATCACTGCTAATATAAtgagcatatatatatatatatatatatatatatatatatatatatatatatatatatatatatgtatatatatattcacagaTGATTTCGATGTCTTGAAaagaatgtatttattttagataaatgttAGTGCTCAGAATGCGATGGTGCTATACTTGTTCTTAAGAAATTAATTAGTTTTGGGGAAGATATGGCAAATGTTTGAGCACTTGTTGAACTTCTGTTTGTTAAGAAGGTGTTGGTTTAACGACTTCATAAAAGAAATGTAATGACAGGAAAAAGGACTATGAACTGTAATCGCATAGCAGAAAGTTTCCACTGTGACCACATAATAACTCAGGCTGAGGGATTGCAGCAAAGTCAATAACACAATGTAATCACATCAGCATCTTtagatataaaacattttataaaatgagaatttgactgcattatGTTATTATAACTAGGATCGAATTGGAAAGTATTTAATTGAATGTGAATGtttgattaatttaattatatattttttcaaatgaattgGATATGCTTATCTTGTGAAATACCTTATGATGACATTTGTTGGGGAATGGCCATATATAAACTAACGCAACTGAACTGATATGAATTAAACTGAGTTGAACTTGTATTTATCTCACATTTATATATGCTTTACTGAAGGACTTCTTCATGCAATAGCAGAAAACAatgttaatacattttcttttgttttggaaaactaAAGAGAAGTTTAGGGGAAAAGAAGGATCTAAGAATGATactatctaaaaaaaaattaattgtaaaaattagaaaacattttaattacttttgacATATTACTTTAGAgtcagggctgcacagtggcctttcttcatggagtttgcatgttctccccgtgggTTCTCAGCAGGTACTCCTGCTTCctgccacagtccaaagacatgcctgttaggttaattggtctctccaaattgcccttaggtgtatgaatgagtgagtgcatgtttgtttgtgtattgCCCTGCAATTTGACTAGCACCCTGTCTAGAGTGTACCCCGCCTcacgcccatagactgctggagacccactatggaagaagtggtatagaaaatgactgactgactgactttagaGGCATTGTAACAGATACAGGAAAGTGATAACATGAgaaaaatggttaaaacaggGGAGTACTACaaggttttcagtttaaacaaattcattaacacaaataacagctaacaataataattgtttttaaacaggaaatccaggaaaaaagatgaagattttattgatACTCCTTCTGGTAGCCGGTAAGCGAATACAAATGAAACAAAGATGTGTTGTTGATAAATATCAGAGAAATCCAAACACCAGATTGGGCACcattaaaaaggaaatattgTCAATTTCATTTAGGTGTAGCCACAACCATGATGACTGCGGCCccaaccacaaccactactacttcAATTCCAACCACTGCTGTAACAACCACTGCTGCAACTACAACAGCCATGGCTGCTTCAACAAGCACCAGAGTTGCACCAACAACAACCAAAGCTgcttcaacaacaaccacagctgctcccacaacaaccacaaTTCTACcaacaacaactacagctgttccaaccacgACAGTTTCTCCAACAACAACAGCTGTTTCAACAACAACCACTGCTGCTCCAAAAACAATCACAACTCtcccaacaacaaccacagctgctttaacaacaaccacagctgctgccacaacaacaacaacagctgctctaaCAACAACCACATCTGCCTTGAAAACAAGTACAACTCTTCCAATTATGACCACAGCTTCTCCAGCAACAACTGgttcaacaacaaccacagttgctcccacaacaaaaacagcttctccaacaacaaccacatcTGCTCTAACAACAACCAATGCTGCTTCAACAAGCACCACAGATGCTTCAACAACAACCACTGCTGCTCCAATAACAATCACAACTctaccaacaacaaccacagctgtttCAACAataaccacagctgctcccacaACTCTACcaacaacaactacagctgttccaaccacgacagtttctccaacaacaacagctgcttcaacaacaaccactgctgctccaacaacaaTCACAACTCtcccaacaacaaccacagctgctacaacaacaaccacagctgctgccacaacaacaacagctgctctaaCAACAACCACATCTGCCTTGAAAACAAGTACAACTCTTCCAATTATGACCACAGCTTCTCCAGCAACAACTGgttcaacaacaaccacagttgctcccacaacaaaaacagcttctccaacaacaaccacatcTGCTCTAACAACAACCAATGCTGCTTCAACAAGCACCACAGATGCTTCAACAACAACCACTGCTGCTCCAATAACAATCACAACTCTACCAACAataaccacagctgctcccacaACTCTACcaacaacaactacagctgttccaaccacgacagtttctccaacaacaacagctgcttcaacaacaacccctgctgctccaacaacaaTCACAACTCtcccaacaacaaccacagctgcttcaacaacaaccacagctgctccaataACAATCACAACTctaccaacaacaaccacagctgtttCAACAataaccacagctgctcccacaACTCTACCAACAACAACTATAGCTGTTCCAACCACGACAGTTTCTCCAACAACAACAGTTGCTTCAACAACAACccctgctgctccaacaacaaTCACAACTGTCCCAACAataaccacagctgctcccacaACTCTACcaacaacaactacagctgttccaaccacgacagtttctccaacaacaacagctgcttcaACAACAACCCCTGCTGCTCCAACAATAATCACAACTCtcccaacaacaaccacagctgcttcaacaacaaccacagctgctgccACAACAACACCTGCTCTAACAACAACCACATCTGCCTTGAAAACAAGTACAACTCTTCCAATTACGACCACAGCTTCTCCAGCAACAACTGGTTCAACAACAACCACATCTGCTCTAACAACAACCAATGCTGCTTCAACAAGCACCACAGATGCTTCAACAACAAccactgctgctccaacaacaaTCACAACTctaccaacaacaaccacagctgtttCAACAataaccacagctgctcccacaACTCTACcaacaacaactacagctgttccaaccacgACAGTTTCTCCAACAACAGCTGCTTCAACAACAACCCCTGCTGCTCCAACAATAATCACAACTctcccaacaacaacaacagctgcttcaacaacaacccctgctgctccaacaacaaTCACAACTCtcccaacaacaaccacagctgcttcaacaacaaccacagctgctccaataACAATCACAACTctaccaacaacaaccacagctgtttCAACAataaccacagctgctcccacaACTCTACcaacaacaactacagctgttccaaccacgacagtttctccaacaacaacagctgcttcaacaacaacccctgctgctccaacaacaaTCACAACTCTCCCAACAataaccacagctgctcccacaACTCTACcaacaacaactacagctgttccaaccacgACAGTTTCTCCAACAACAGCTGCTTCAACAACAACCCCTGCTGCTCCAACAATAATCACAACTCtcccaacaacaaccacagctgcttcaacaacaaccacagctgctgccACAAAAACACCTGCTCTAACAACAACCACATCTGCCTTGAAAACAAGTACAACTCTTCCAATTACGACCACAGCTTCTCCAGCAACAACTGgttcaacaacaaccacagttgctcccacaacaaaaacagcttctccaacaacaaccacatcTGCTCTAACAACAACCAATGCTGCTTCAACAAGCACCACAGATGCTTCAACAACAAccactgctgctccaacaacaaTCACAACTctaccaacaacaaccacagctgtttCAACAataaccacagctgctcccacaACTCTACcaacaacaactacagctgttccaaccacgacagtttctccaacaacaacagctgcttcaacaacaacccctgctgctccaacaacaaTCACAACTCtcccaacaacaaccacagctgcttcaacaacaaccacagctgctccaataACAATCACAACTctaccaacaacaaccacagctgtttCAACAataaccacagctgctcccacaACTCTACcaacaacaactacagctgttccaaccacgacagtttctccaacaacaacagctgcttcaacaacaacccctgctgctccaacaacaaTCACAACTCTCCCAACAataaccacagctgctcccacaACTCTACcaacaacaactacagctgttccaaccacgacagtttctccaacaacaacagctgcttcaACAACAACCCCTGCTGCTCCAACAATAATTACAACTCtcccaacaacaaccacagctgcttcaacaacaaccacagctgctgccACAAAAACACCTGCTCTAACAACAACCACATCTGCCTTGAAAACAAGTACAACTCTTCAGATTACGACCACAGCTTCTCCAGCAACAACTGgttcaacaacaaccacagttgctcccacaacaaaaacagcttctccaacaacaaccacatcTGCTCTAACAACAACCAATGCTGCTTCAACAAGCACCACAGATGCTTCAACAACAAccactgctgctccaacaacaaTCACAACTctaccaacaacaaccacagctgtttCAACAataaccacagctgctcccacaACTCTACcaacaacaactacagctgttccaaccacgacagtttctccaacaacaacagctgcttcaacaacaaccactgctgctccaacaacaaTCACAACTCtcccaacaacaaccacagctgctccaacaacaaccacagctgctgccacaacaacaacaacagctgctctaaCAACAACCACATCTGCCTTGAAAACAAGTACAACTCTTCCAATTACGACCACAGCTTCTCCAGCAACAACTGGTTCAACAACAATCACTGTTGCTCCCACAacaaaaacagcttctccaacaacaaccacatcTGCTCTAACAACAACCAATGCTGCTTCAACAAGCACCACAGATGCTTCAACAACAAccactgctgctccaacaacaaTCACAACTctaccaacaacaaccacagctgtttCAACAataaccacagctgctcccacaACTCTACcaacaacaactacagctgttccaaccacgacagtttctccaacaacaacagctgcttcaacaacaaccactgctgctccaacaacaaTCACAACTCtcccaacaacaaccacagcttcttcaacaacaaccacagctgctgccacaac
This genomic window contains:
- the LOC124878723 gene encoding GATA zinc finger domain-containing protein 14-like, translating into MFSPWVLSRKKDEDFIDTPSGSRCSHNHDDCGPNHNHYYFNSNHCCNNHCCNYNSHGCFNKHQSCTNNNQSCFNNNHSCSHNNHNSTNNNYSCSNHDSFSNNNSCFNNNHCCSKNNHNSPNNNHSCFNNNHSCCHNNNNSCSNNNHICLENKYNSSNYDHSFSSNNWFNNNHSCSHNKNSFSNNNHICSNNNQCCFNKHHRCFNNNHCCSNNNHNSTNNNHSCFNNNHSCSHNSTNNNYSCSNHDSFSNNNSCFNNNHCCSNNNHNSPNNNHSCYNNNHSCCHNNNSCSNNNHICLENKYNSSNYDHSFSSNNWFNNNHSCSHNKNSFSNNNHICSNNNQCCFNKHHRCFNNNHCCSNNNHNSTNNNHSCSHNSTNNNYSCLLVD